The segment CGGTCTCGCGGTCCTGGCCGGTGTGCTCGGCGATCAGGCCGAGGACGGTGTCGCGGGTGTGCCGCAGGTCGTCGGCCTGGATCTCGATGTCGACGGCCGTGCCGCCGATGCCGGCCGACCCCTGGTGGAGCAGCACCCGCGCGTGCGGGAGGGCGTACCTCTTGCCGGGCGTGCCCGCCGAGAGCAGGAACTGCCCGGCGCTCGCGGCCATGCCCATGGCGAGGGTGCTGACGTCGTTGGGGATCAGCTGCATGACGTCGTGGATGGCGAGCATCGACGACACCGAGCCGCCGGGCGAGCTGATCCAGAGGCTGATGTCGGCGCGCGGGTCCTCGGCGGACAGGA is part of the Nocardioides cavernae genome and harbors:
- a CDS encoding ClpP family protease; this translates as MTTHTTSERIEDELVRRLMHQRIIVLGEELGERNGNRLMHQLLLLSAEDPRADISLWISSPGGSVSSMLAIHDVMQLIPNDVSTLAMGMAASAGQFLLSAGTPGKRYALPHARVLLHQGSAGIGGTAVDIEIQADDLRHTRDTVLGLIAEHTGQDRETVERDSRRDRWFSAQDALTYGFVDQVISSVDHVTPARSRAVGLAGAR